TCTGGTACGAATAATGATAGTGTAACAAAATTGATCCTGTCTCGTATCACGCGAAACGAGAGATCAAGTAACCCCCGGGAGATTTTTCTGTATTATAtcttttaatatttacaatttctcGGCTATACCGAGAAAATGCAGCATCGCTGGCAACAATTGAACAAGTACGTACACGTACAATACAGGTGCCCGTAGAGCGGAGCGCAATCGTCGTGTGTCTTCCCTGATCGGTAcatcaaaattattaattaatattacaactgtataggtatacgatgTTAAGGGACCTTCTGGGTTGGAGTTGTCACGGCCGACTAACAGGACTATAATATACGATATTATCAACTCGGTCTTCTCTTGTCCTCGTTGTTCTCGTATACACAGTCAGAAGAATGTAGATGCGACAGTTGTTATTTAATGTTAATTTCATCCGTTTATTAAGTATTCAGGTGTTCCAACAGAGGTGCTCATCGTTGTGTCAATAGAAATTAGTACCATTATACCGatattattcttataataatatacacaccCCATCCACACGTGTATCCGTAAATATGTGTATCTATGCGCCCGCGCATACGTGTAAGAGgtgatctgcggtgttggaaGGGGGATTACATATTGTATAGATACCCACACCTACATTTCACCATTGAATAACCCGAGGGAGTGGCAATTTAAAAGAGTGCAGCAGCTTAGGAAGCGTCGAATTAGGAACGGCCGAGGTCGGGGAGATGTTTTGAAAGCACCCTAATCCTCCCCTACCATGCCCGCCACTCCGCCGATCCCGTTCACCGGTATGAGAAATATGTTTCTATAATGTGAATACACGGTTAAATGCACGTATTTCCTATCCAACCTCTATAATTGTACTTGCGGGCATTGATACAAATTAGAAAGTGTAATACCAGTTCGGGGAAtgctataataataaacgtCGAGAATATTGCAGGTGggtgttcgaaaaaaaaaaaaaaatatatcaccCAACTCGCGACGAACTTTATCTTTTAGCGTCAGATAAGAATGATACAGATATTTCAGTTTAGCTATAGGTTCTGCAAATGCATACGTCATGCTCAAATAGTTGCAAAAATTACGTGGGCCATGAGTTGGGTTTCTGAAAGTTATATacggagataaaaaatatgttgtaTCGTGATTGTTGTAGGTCTCAGACGTCAAATAATACTGCAAAttgcaaataattatttcaggtATCGCCAGCACGAGAAGTCCTTAGGGAAAAAGTACCTGCAACAATGATGTCATCACGAGCGTAACGCACTGGATATATTTAGAATCGGTAGCCATTCAAACTTGCCGTAGATGTCCAAACAAACCGCCGATCGGGTTACCGGGATTTAAAGAAGTTTTAAACGCACGATGTAAGAATTGATATTGCGTTgatatatgaaaaatttacctCACTTTATTCCCATGTGTTCATTCACCTCAAACAATACAATTAGTAGTATTTCTACGGGTATGGTGTAGTAATATGTATCGTACCGACATGATAACCAACGTGACTGCAACGCGTGGCATATAATGGAAAATAGATACATACATTCATGTGTATGCTTGTGGAGACGGATGGATGAATAGATGTGCCAATGAATatagaaagaataaaatagcTAATGTTATCGATCACAACAGCTACCATATAGGCTTATCTTACGCAATGTTATGCACAACGTCCAACGCTGATCATTGGGAATATCCTAGGATACAATTGACAAATATCCACTGTCATGTTGCCGCTGTAGGTTTATTTTCCCCATACAAATGCACGATATGAAACGTAGGTGGTCAACTGGTAAGAATTATCTGATTTCGAGATACGATAAGTTGAAAATCAGATTGTGCGTGAGAGTTTCCGATACGTAAAGACCGCGTGACTTACATTGCGATAATCGTCATTTTGTTACGCCCATCACTACAGAATCCCTAAAAAAAacagtagtagtagtagtagtagtagtagtagtagtagtagtagtagtagtagtagtaacaataataatgatgacgatgacgatgatgatgatgatgatgacgatgacgatgacgatgacgataatAGTAACAACACTAGCAATAACAACAGTAAAAATGACAACAGCTTGTAAATGAGAGATAATGACGGAATGTTCATAGTGTGCATCTAATATGTTATATTCGGTACGTTAAGTTTTAATTCTCCGAGTTGGCGCACCCGAGCGTCTGATGACGCATGAGTGATATTGCGCCACAAATACGACATTTCAAGTTTACTATTATCCTTACATGTTGGCAGCGGACAGTTGTGCCTTGCATGAGCTTTGAGCCATTGAGCATTTGAAATGTGGTTGGGAATGTAAGGTCCCAGTATAATTAATTCGTCGCGTATTTCGATGCACGAGAAAATCTTTCAGTTCATTGGTATGAGATAGCTTGAACTCATTCTGTACACGGGATATTCAAAGTTCAGTGAAAGCGTTATAGGAGCATATATAACGCCAAATTTTGTGATTACACCAGGAATTACGAGAATAGTCGTAGCGCACTGTTGGTAGTAACATTACTTTTTCATATACTAATTCTACTAATATTATGGTTACTAATTATTCACAccgctgttgctgctgctgctactaaTTCTGCCCccattagaaaaaaaaaaaaataaataaaaaaacaaacgaaaccCATCTTTATTAGTGAAAAAGTAtcattctaaaattaaaaatgaagacAGTGATTATTGTGGTGTAGCTAGATGTTATGAAATATTGATTGAATGTGGAAAACCACTAAGCCGGAACCAACGAACACGTACTCCCAGTCGTAGCGCGATCAGAAATTTGGTACCGCTCAGCATCATGTGTAGTATAACGTCAACCTCGTTTAACGTCTGATAACATGCATCCGCGCCGATCCTAGAATTTTGTCACAGTTCCCAGTTTCTTCAGATTATCACTGTTTCCATTGGTTGAACACTGTTAAATACCTACCCGTTCTACGACAGAGTTCTCGGATCGTACGCACAGGGATTGAGGGCGCGGAATCAGTGTATTAGCGAAGCTAGCGATACAATTCCGACAGTGAAGATGGAACAAGAGATACCAATCTTTTGGTATGCCGTTATTAGATCTATAAGAAAGCGATTTCTTATCGCCGTTGCCTGACGGCGACATTTTTTGGACGAATTGAATTCGGCGTTTCGGTACACCAGTTTGTAGTCGTTAGTATACTTTCACTGGTGTAGATCTGTATACAAACGTTGCCATTTAAACGATAATCACACAGCAAAATGTCGCTAGAAGACCCggatattgttattattatctcaAAGGGCTTGAAGAGTGACACAGACGGCCGTTTGTCACCCTGCGGTATCATTCGCTTCGTGATGACAGGGTAGGAGCAGTCGGTGGTTTGACCGTTTGTTCATAAGGTTTCGTATCGTTGCCTTAGTTGTTTCGACCGGTTACTGGCGCGGGCTGAGGTGACTGTTTTTGAGCGTTACTCGGATTTTCTGTTGCCCCTTGATGGGGATGCGTTGTTGATTGCTTCGTAAATGCCGGTTGCGGAGTCGGTCTCACTCTTGCCTGCTGACCTACGTTTGGATTTTGTCCGGTACCAGGTTTCACACGTTCCCTACTTTCACTCCCTCCTTCCACTGACACTTTGGACACATTGGGTGAGGATTGTGCAGGCTGAGGCGCAGGAACTACCTTCACTGATTCGGGCCTCATTTCCTTCCCTGCACTCGTTGGGTTCGATGTCGCTttttgttgctgctgttgttctTGCCGCTTCGTTGGAGTAACAGTGACAGGCTGCTGTTGCCGGGGTGGCGAAACTGTAGATATGGGCTGCTGTTGCCGAGTTGGCGTATCTGTAGTGACAGCCTGCTGTTGCTGATTTGTCGGAGAATCAGTCACAGGCTTCTGCTGCTGGGTTGGCGGGTCGACGTTAACCTGTTGTTGGGTAGGTACCTGCGTTGGTTTTCTTCTAGACGGTGCTGGTTTTGGCTTTGGTGTTCCACTCGCGACAGGCGCAGCAGCTGAACCGGTCAGCTTAGAATCTCCGATAGATTTTGGTGGAGATTTCGCGTCTTGCCGTTCGACTACGTTATCGGCAACAttgtttaattcaattttcatagcTGGAAATGCCCGTTTCAATGGCACCCTGGCCAGATATTCGTTGTATGGTGAACCAAGGTATAAATAATCTTTTAATATGTATGCTGAACTTATTCCGCTGATTTTGCCATCGCTAGTGTATAAAACGTCTATGATCTTACCATCAAAGCCGATTCTGAGCACAGCAACGCTTTCATGCTGTAGAAATTTAACACTTTCAAAATGGCCGATCCAATGCACAGCTCTCTTAGTATAATAATTTGGATAAGCGTCCTCGACAAGCTTGAACGGGGCTTCTAGTAAGTAGAGGATCCTAGCTAGCATTTTTCTGATATACGGATGGGGTGCTAAGGATTGGACGAGGATGGGATGATCAGCATCAGCAGTAACTATCAGGCTGACCAAAAATCCATCCCCTCCGTCCGTATGGATGTTGTCTGGCAAACCAGGAAGGCCTTGTATAAAGATTTCCGCAGTGCCAGCCTTATCTCctttgagatgaaattttgacagGCGAGATGTCATTGTCTCAGCTACCACTACAAAGCTCTCATCCTTACTCAGCTTGACTCCATTAGCAAAGCCAAGGTTTGCGACCAGTACAGTATTCCGCTTGGTCGATGAATCATACTTGATTAAcctgaaaaataagaatattcgcCAGCTGTTGGTATTCTACAAGCAGGGTAAACCAATGTTCAACATAACTGGGCATAATCGTAGTTGTTCTGTATTTAATTCTGCTTTAGTACAATCGACAAAGCTCGATAATTCGATTGACAACAAGATGAAACTTgtgtatattaaaattgttACCTGCCAGATGGATTTGCCAGACATGTGTAAACACCGTCCTGAAGGATAAAATCTTGGGACGAGTCGGTCCAGTATATGTCTCCATTCGCGGCAATGTCCAAGCTATTGGCGAGGATGGGTAACTTACCCTCTATCGGCTTTGAAATATCAACGATCATATCATACTCTCCTGTCATGACATCTACCTTAAAGATACCGTTATAAGGATCGGCAACGTACAATATTCCGTTTTTGTCAAATTGTAAACCTAAGGGTCGACCACATTCTTTTTCCATCCAGACTCCATCTATCAGACAGAAAGGTACCAAATTTGATTCCAAGTTTCAAGTATTTTaagattggaaaaataatgcaTAATATTAAGGTCAGGTTGGATCAATATTTCAAGTAATTGATTAAGGAACGGAAATTTTTCAGGGAGAGACTCACCGCACGGTCTACCAAACTTGGCGATAGGTACAATATGATGCCCTATAATCTTAACAATGTCGCCTCCATGCAAGGTGGTGAACAATTCCCCGTTACGTGAGGTAAAAGATTCAGGGCCCTTTAGTTTCCCTTCAAACAGAATTTCGGCATCATCCAGTCTGTTGTTCAATTTCAGAGCATCCGTTAGGAACTGCTGAGGTGGCGATATACTGCAAAGGGACGACAAGTTGTAACAGAGACCGAGTGGCATATTTCTCATAAACTTTAGTCttacttttgattcattggggatgtataattttttgtagtCAAGTAATGTTTCTCTTCACAACGCATTTCAAGTAGTCAACTCAGCACAGTCAATTAATACGAAAATTACATAAAGCACAAAAACTGTTCGTTTCAGAAATACTGCGAGTGAAAATCTCATGAAATTCTACCATGTGGCACATAGAATTCAAAGCTCTTATAAAGAATAAGCTCTGATACGTGGGCTCTCAACGCAAGCGGTATGAATAATTGCATTTGAAGTAATGAAATCAGTACTTGAACCCATGAAACTTTGAGAAACAACTGTCGAGTATGTAGACACAGGTTTAAAAGGATGTGTAATGTGACAAGATTTTCGGTATGTccaaaaagattatttcaCGGCTTGAAGGACACGAATTGGAACTAGAAAACCTTTTGCTTCCTGGGCAACTGCTCTGACTACTGAGCTACTCGAGCTGCCGCTAAACACCGTTCCAAACTGCTACCCAAACAGCGAGACATGCCGCGTTACAACTCCCCCGCTCCTAGGGGCAATGTACCGATGAGAGAATACAAACTGCAAATCGCAAAATCTGCATCCCGCAGCCTCCACACTCTCCCGAtgagtttgtttttgttgagAGCGAGAAATGCCACGTCACAGGGTAAATTGAAGAACAATTTTATGTTACGTTTTTTGCAAAGAGGATAAAAACATAAGTGATATGCAAGCTTGTCTATATTGCAGGGAATAACACGATTCACGGAACTCAAGcgtctgaaaataatatttcttacaattagtctcCTTGCCCAGTATCAGAGTGAATTAAGTTAAAACAGCAGAAGCATCGTGAATCTTTGGCAAAGCTGACCCCAGACACAAATAGTAAGTACTAGCCCATAAGAGTTGGTGCAAAGAATCAATCACCTTCAGCAGCTTCAAGGGGTTCGCTTCACCAAACATTCACAATATTTAAGAAACAGTGGCAAATCTATAGAAAGGATGCCGGGTGGAATGTGGTTAGCAATCTGCAATATAATCAtctcattcaattttccattgtGTACCTACTTGTATTCAGCAAACTGTGCATCTGGTGGTAGGCCAGGTAGAAAAGTGATGAGCGCCAGAAATAATCCAATATAGATGAATGTGGTTCCTATAGACTTTAGGTAACCCATTGTCGTAACCTGGGATAAAACAAAACGCatgtatgaaaaatgttatgCTGCTAATGTAACATAGTGCAATACATTCAAGAAATAGTACAGATCTGAAATAACTCGGCGGATGCTTCAATAATAAGATGTATCCCGTGTATATCCCTTGTAACAGATCCTTATATGGCATGCTGTCAATGCATGCATCAACACACGCACAACTCTGACCACTGAACATTTGCCCACAATCGTACAGGTGTTGGCACCAGACGGTGGCCATAGGGCTTGGAAGGGTCTCTTACTAGACATTCACCATATAAAGCAAGCTAAAGTCACTGAAATTGTGTCTACTATAACCTGGCATACAAAAACATGATATTTCCACTGTAGCGAATGAGAATTACTGATAGCGCTTTCCACAAATATTGAGGAGTAactgattttcttttatctatCGCACTTCTTGCGAATAGTCTACACTTTCAGTTGGAGTAAGTGAAAGCTGCTGGGAGCTACTTGAAGGATCATAATTGATCGTAGATAAAGTATGCAATACAACAGCAATAAGACGTGTTTAAAAAATGCGTATCACGCGATAATGAATTTGGATTGAAATACTCACCTTAGATATGCCTAGAAAAAAGACGATTAACTATATCGCACAACGATTATAACATAATCAATGCTTTCAGGTAATCAAAGGAATTATGTATACTTCTTGTCGAATTCCATTAGAGCGGGTTGAAGAAATTCTCTGGGTACTGTTGTTTTTAtaatgatgtataaaataacttGTAAAACAAATTATCAAAATGAGCGCGAAATAACAGAACACCCGACAGGGGTAATAAGTTTGTTCgtatgaaatgtgaatatTTAGCTGACCCAAGCAGGTATACCTAAGATATCGCCGAATACTTCCAACTTGCCGCGTCACGCACGGCAACATAACGGTcacaggtaaaaaaaaaaaaaaaaaaaaaaaaacaatcaagcATAAGTTGCTACGCGTACAgcgacaatttttatatagTTTAAATTAAGTTGGGACCTAAATGCGATTTTGGAGCAAGATATTTCTAAGAAAACGGCATTATCGTGGATTCGGTAGAAACACCAAGGGTCaagtatgaaaattattaccagTCTCAGAACGGTGCTAAGGATGTACGATGAGTGATTTTTCACGTTCACAGTTGATCACGAATGACGGTTAACGACTGTTGAATTTTTGGGTTCGTTGACTTGGCCAATCCTATCCTCTTTGGATTTCGCTGGACTTTGCCCACACATCACCACAGGTCGACAACACCGCAGGTATGGAAGATATAACTTCAATGGAATACATCCTAGGTAGACGTACCGTAAACCTCAAGAGCATTGGTTGGAAACTGTATTTCAGTCGTTGAAAACCGGTGTCAAAATGAACGAAGCCACCTGACTGGCCATCTGACTGAAGAGAATGagggaaggagagagagagagagagagagagagagagagagagagagagagagagagagagagaggagaaaacGAGAATGAGGAAGCAAGAGAGCTGGATACAACTGGCGAGAAAGGGAGATCACTAGAGTCTTTCTGGTAGTATCTGGCAAGCGCGACTTCATGATGCGGCAAAGTAGCGcgcattttgaaaatatactgCGCGTAAGCGCAGGAATTCACCATTGGTTAGTTTACCAACTCTCGAAAGTTTGTAGTAAAAACGGGTTAAACGATTCCGAAACTCCATAGAAACTCCACGTATTATTCGGATTATTTCGAGTTAGTGCGAACGGTGCACTTAGCCAATTCTCGATGGGTGGACAACTGTGATGGGGACGCTTCTGTTGCAGGAAGAGAGAGCACATTGTCTAACTACGTTCCTCTCCCTCGCCCTCATTGGGGGACATTATCGGGCGTTACGGCACTCTTTCAGCGCCGATGCATTCTCCATGTgcatacatattattatttcattcctCGACGTATTCAATAACATGGGTATAGTGGCTATGTTTGACAGTTTCGAATATGTATTATCATAGCGAATATAAGTTGTATCAGTATAAGACATCTATTCGAATGTGTGCGTTGTGTGATGAACACTGATTTGTTACGTACTGGCATCATATTGGACCGACGACTGATTTCGGACTGATTTACGATTTCCTGCACGCCGGCATAATATTTTCTATCGTCTGCGGGCACAAAAACTAAGCCGTAGATAACCCATACACGACCTAGGTACACGACTGGTCGAAGTAATTGACGAAAATGCTggggcgaaaaaaaatcgaggaGTTAGAAGTGTGTGTGAAATTGGACGAACCTTTAACTAGTGACTCGTGTTGCAAATTAATTTTGGAGCTGGTCAAATATCTGTTGTATCAAAAGCAACAGATTCCGGTGAGCTACGAGTATTTACTGCGACTGGGAGCTTCGTCGGTAGGAGTCAACGACAGGAGTTTGGCAACGGCGAGAGCAACATTGAGTTGCCTGGAGAATATTTCGGAACATTTAAATACCGAATTATGTTGCGAGAGTTCAGCGGTAAAGGAAATCTTTATATCAATGGGCGCGACAATACTTGCTCCAAAATTCTGCCTTCGAGTGAGCCTTCCCCCAGAAATACTCAGTGGACAGTGCCATTTCAAACAGCAGCATTCCCCTCGTAAGCCGCTATTGAACCTCATGAGGTACGACACTGCGATCCCCCTTGTTATCTATCACCTGCTTATGGTCTATCTTtcatgttattatttttcccagATCCATAACGGAGAGCGTAGATTTTCAAGAGGCTATGGCGTTGCCTTTGATGCCCACGAATACGTTTTTCCTCTTGCAAAAGAGAGATTGCAACAAGGTGTCGGAATTCTTTCTGCCTAAACCACGTTACGCGATAACTAATGCGACGGCAGGAAGTCGTTTACACCTAAAGCTGTCCCATAAAAGTCAAGAAATGCGGAATTGCAATTGCAAGAATACAGTAAGCGTATATCGAGATCGAGATGCTTCGTATTCGGAATTGGCACCTAGTCAGAACACAGACGGACACCACAgtactgaaaaaatatttgaagggGGCCAAGACAGTATTTACCAATGGTATCAGTCCAGAGACATTATCAAAGGCTTCAAGTTTTCTCGGTGATGCAatcattgttttttgttcaccCTTCTGGCAAAactttattgtttattatatcATCCAGGCTGATAAATGATTAGCCGATTATTTAGTTCGTATAATTGATGAAATGGTTATAACCTTGAGCATCAGATGTCGATTTTTATGGACAATCGCTGAGCACTTTCTCAGTTGTGTAATGTTTTATATCTATTAAGCCGTAATATGTAAATACGCAATTGAATATATCCAGTCTTGCTgcaaatgaatttaaaaagcCAATCGAAAACACGAAATTCAACAGCCATGTTTGCGGCCTGACCCCAGGTATAACAGTAAACACTCACTGGGCAAAATGGAATAACCATTCAGTTCTGTGAATCGATCAAGCTTTTACTTTGTATAGATTGAACAATTATTAACTTCGTTCGGAAGATTGcttgaaattgaaagattttCGTTGTCACGAGGCAAGATGCTACGTTACGTAAGACGTTGTGTCGAAATTTTCCATTACATGCATTCAACGtcagtaaattataatttacgatCTTGACGTCCGCAGCATCTATCAGAGATGTGCCGTTCAATACCATCTACCAAAATGTATTTGGTCTCGAAGGGGTCAAGGGCCGTACCACTGATAGGCTCGTTTCGCTTGATAACCCTCTTAACTCGGCGCTACGGTGTTCAGGTCACTAACTATTGGATCATCTCGGTTATTGCATCAGCCGTTTGGCAAGTGACATCTACTTGAATTGAACAAGCTTTGCGCGTGGCCCGCTCGCTTACAACCTATTACAAATTACACATACCGACAGGTTTACGGTTTTGCTTCCTGTGTATTCGCGAAACGACGTTTAtaagaaatgataatttttttcatcaaagcTAGTACGTAACTAGGGAAAAGAACCAACGAAATCATAACGATGAGACGCAACAAGGCCTATCTCTCCCGTCCGGTCAAATGTCTGCTTGTCAAACCGGCTGTTTACGTAAGCAGCACAGCTGAATTGAGAGATAACAATATTGCACAACCGTGCGAAAAATGTTTCTTGcgttatataaaaaattgatatgtAAGCTTGACTATCACTGGGCATTGGCACATGCGGTTTCAAAAACAAGTAAGAAAAAACGAGGAATTGAATATAGAGAGAGGGACTGACAATGGTAGAAGCAGTGGGGTGATATGCGTTAAAGTAACGGCCCAGCTAGTAGAAGTCCTCAGTTCGAATCGTGTTGCTGCAAACTGTGCTGGTCGTCAGTTCGTTACGCAATGGGTGTTTTAAAATATCTGAAGCCCGAGGACAAGGAGTTTTATGAGAAAAATGGATTCATCAAGCTGAGTGGAATATTCAGCGAGGCCGAGATGGAAGAGATTTCTCAAGAATACAACGAGCTTTTCGAGCGCAAGACCAGAGAGAATCTGGAGGGACTGGAATCCGCATGGAGCGGGGATAGGGTGAAGCAAGAGGCTGGGTTTATTGATTATACGGTTTGTACATCATAACGTTTTTGCTTAGCCTTAATTTTCCGAGCACTTGTATTTTCTACGTGTATCTCTCCGGTGCTCCACTTTTAACGATCGAGTAATTCTATGTTTCCACGGGCTTGCTAACAGGTGAAGGCGATCCACAACTTACAAATGCACAGTTCCGTTTTCACCAGAGTGATAATGAATTCAAAGTTGCTAGATGCCATGGAAGATGTGCTGGGTACTCCAGATGTCTTGTTGCATCACACCAAGGCGCACATAAAGCCCCCTGAGAATGGAGCACCTTATCTGATGCATCAAGACTATCCCTACTTTCCCTTCAAAAATCACACCATGGTAGCTGTATTTTTACACCTGGATGATACTACTCCGGAGAATGGAGGCTTAGCAGTTTATCCAGGAAGTCATAAACTTGGACCTCTGGCTGACAAAGGTATAACGGATGAGCAGGGTGAACAATATCACTGGGTAGATCAAAACAAATGGCCATTGAAGGGTGCGACCCCTATCTCGGCGAAGAAGGGTGAAGTAATCGTTTTCTCTTACCTCCTCCTTCACGGATCATATTTGAATCTCTCCGACCGTGCTCGAAGGATGTTCCTTTTACAACTCAGAGCCGCAGATGATGAACCTACGAGAGCATGTCATCAATCACCGGCACAAAATCTTGTCCTGCGTGGTAGGAATGTACATCGTAGCGCAAACATGGCCACGCGATTCGCTGACTAATTCACGAACTTCTATATTTATTCGCTTTTCTGTACCGCCAATATCTTGCTCATTTGTTGCCTGTCTATGTGATTGGTATAACTGGATTgtttttcgcaacagttgtaTGTAATCTATGTAACATGTGTACGCCATGTGCGTGTAGtgttgataattttaaataaaatacccGAGGCCTTGGCAGCAAGAAACATCAAACGTCTCCATGCCAGTCCCAGTGTTCTCAATCTGTCATTGCTTGTACGCTCGACTGATAATAGCAGTTTTATATGCACACAATTGTACGCATCATATGTTAAAGTGAGTAATCGTGCAAGAATATCTGCTTGAGAAAGCACAACAAACTCTGCCAGAGTTTTACTATATACCAGCGCCAACCACTCCCGCATGATTATTACAACTAATTAGTATGGCTGAATATAGGTCATACAACTCTTATCCTTTCACGTTATCATTGGCAATTTCACCTTTTCCATTATACTTTCCCAATTACTCTTTGGTCTGTTATGTATGAAATATTCTCAGATTTTTTGAGGTATTGTGAaatctcgaaaaatttttgctgatCGAGGcaggtgttgaaaaaatttacgaaatctCGGGAGGTCCTGAACGATATTGTGGGGCGATGTTGCAAGGAAatattgaaagatttttttgaaaaaatgctaCGGCGTAGACTGCGTTACCATTGATGTATCGTTTGATGTAGGTATTGATGTAAACAATTTCACCTCGTATGCAAAGAATAGGATTTATTCATTGTAAGAATGGATCAAACCGAGGAGCGCTAGAAACACCGGTTAAAATTTTAACGCGCACTACCAAAGTTCATGATTCTTCGAATCTGTAGCGAAGAGATCCATCTCGATGTTCTTCGTCTTCTGTTTCGAGGGCATATACAGAGGTTTTCATCAACCTGAAGTCGGTGACATTTACAACTCGTAGTAACAGAAGTGTAAGTCCCATGACCCAGGCAGCAACTTCCACCCAAGATGAGAtcttttgtattgcggtgAGACGAAGCGcaagtttcaatattttaaatgaGTAATCTCGCAAAATTCGTAATCGAGAATCATACTCAAGGATGGCCGATATTACccataaattttgtttaaataaattctttgaataaaatcggCGTCACGTAAGGATGTCAATTTGGAGTGTGATAGAATTGTCATCGTGCCATACCTTTGTGATT
This region of Neodiprion fabricii isolate iyNeoFabr1 chromosome 7, iyNeoFabr1.1, whole genome shotgun sequence genomic DNA includes:
- the LOC124186358 gene encoding adipocyte plasma membrane-associated protein-like; its protein translation is MGYLKSIGTTFIYIGLFLALITFLPGLPPDAQFAEYNISPPQQFLTDALKLNNRLDDAEILFEGKLKGPESFTSRNGELFTTLHGGDIVKIIGHHIVPIAKFGRPCDGVWMEKECGRPLGLQFDKNGILYVADPYNGIFKVDVMTGEYDMIVDISKPIEGKLPILANSLDIAANGDIYWTDSSQDFILQDGVYTCLANPSGRLIKYDSSTKRNTVLVANLGFANGVKLSKDESFVVVAETMTSRLSKFHLKGDKAGTAEIFIQGLPGLPDNIHTDGGDGFLVSLIVTADADHPILVQSLAPHPYIRKMLARILYLLEAPFKLVEDAYPNYYTKRAVHWIGHFESVKFLQHESVAVLRIGFDGKIIDVLYTSDGKISGISSAYILKDYLYLGSPYNEYLARVPLKRAFPAMKIELNNVADNVVERQDAKSPPKSIGDSKLTGSAAAPVASGTPKPKPAPSRRKPTQVPTQQQVNVDPPTQQQKPVTDSPTNQQQQAVTTDTPTRQQQPISTVSPPRQQQPVTVTPTKRQEQQQQQKATSNPTSAGKEMRPESVKVVPAPQPAQSSPNVSKVSVEGGSESRERVKPGTGQNPNVGQQARVRPTPQPAFTKQSTTHPHQGATENPSNAQKQSPQPAPVTGRNN
- the LOC124186364 gene encoding MAD2L1-binding protein-like; protein product: MLGRKKIEELEVCVKLDEPLTSDSCCKLILELVKYLLYQKQQIPVSYEYLLRLGASSVGVNDRSLATARATLSCLENISEHLNTELCCESSAVKEIFISMGATILAPKFCLRVSLPPEILSGQCHFKQQHSPRKPLLNLMRSITESVDFQEAMALPLMPTNTFFLLQKRDCNKVSEFFLPKPRYAITNATAGSRLHLKLSHKSQEMRNCNCKNTVSVYRDRDASYSELAPSQNTDGHHSTEKIFEGGQDSIYQWYQSRDIIKGFKFSR
- the LOC124186363 gene encoding probable alpha-ketoglutarate-dependent hypophosphite dioxygenase, with translation MGVLKYLKPEDKEFYEKNGFIKLSGIFSEAEMEEISQEYNELFERKTRENLEGLESAWSGDRVKQEAGFIDYTVKAIHNLQMHSSVFTRVIMNSKLLDAMEDVLGTPDVLLHHTKAHIKPPENGAPYLMHQDYPYFPFKNHTMVAVFLHLDDTTPENGGLAVYPGSHKLGPLADKGITDEQGEQYHWVDQNKWPLKGATPISAKKGEVIVFSYLLLHGSYLNLSDRARRMFLLQLRAADDEPTRACHQSPAQNLVLRGRNVHRSANMATRFAD